From a single Rosa rugosa chromosome 7, drRosRugo1.1, whole genome shotgun sequence genomic region:
- the LOC133720397 gene encoding ATP-dependent zinc metalloprotease FTSH 10, mitochondrial-like, producing the protein MIFSSGGRLLSRSARSAFQKNVIWVNYNGRAALRHEPPTPLGGNAGISGGLGLLRGYLTYSGAGKQLVSNTYMSNLKSALANPRIRRLFSSERPGKKNYENYYPKDKKGNDQKSGSKEGAGDQGNTQGNFSKQIQDLITPLLFMGFIFISLFLTPQKQKQISFQEFKNKLLEPGLVDHIEVANKSVAKVFVRSSPRTQDVSSDDFVKGPENSSPSGGNLSQYKYYFNIGSVDSFEEKLEEAQEALGIDRHDFVPVIYVAQINWFQELMKYAPTMLLLGALWFMGRKMPGIGGTGGKGGRGIFNIGKAQITKVDKNAKNKVFFKDVAGCDEAKQEIMEFVHFLKNPKKYEELGAKIPKGALLVGPPGTGKTLIAKATAGESGVPFLSISGSDFMEMFVGVGPSRVRSLFQEARQCAPSIIFIDEIDAIGRARGRGGFSGGNDERESTLNQLLVEMDGFGTTAGVVVLAGTNRPDILDKALLRPGRFDRQITIDKPDIKGRNQIFQIYLKKLKLDREPSHYSERLAALTPGFAGADIANVCNEAALIAARNESAKITMKHFEAAIDRVIGGLEKKNKVISKLERRTVAYHEAGHAVAGWFLEHAEPLLKVTIVPRGTAALGFAQYVPNENLLMTKEQLFDMTCMTLGGRASEEVLLGKISTGAQNDLEKVTKMTYAQVAVYGFSDKVGLLSFPQRDEFEMTKPYSSKTGAIIDSEVREWVAKAYTRTIELIEEHKEHVGQIAELLLEKEVLHQEDLIRVLGERPWKSEEPTNYDIFKQGFQEEEDKEAKETTTEGKDVKDGRSPPLQPDAVPA; encoded by the exons ATGATTTTCTCCAGCGGCGGACGCCTGCTCTCTCGCTCGGCTCGTTCCGCGTTCCAAAAG AACgtaatttgggttaattatAATGGAAGAGCTGCGCTTAGGCACGAACCGCCGACGCCGCTTGGCGGCAATGCGGGCATTTCCGGCGGGTTAGGGCTTCTGAGGGGGTATTTAACTTATAGTGGAGCTGGAAAGCAGCTCGTTTCGAATACCTACATGTCTAATTTGAAATCGGCTCTTGCAAACCCTAGGATTCGTCGCCTGTTCTCCAGCGAAAGGCCTGGGAAGAAAA ATTACGAGAATTATTATCCGAAAGATAAGAAAGGGAATGATCAGAAATCCGGGTCGAAAG aaGGTGCTGGTGATCAAGGGAATACCCAGGGAAATTTTTCAAAGCAGATTCAAGATTTAATCACTCCTTTATTGTTCATGGGATTTATTTTCATATCGTTATTCCTTACTCctcagaagcagaagcag ATAAGTTTCCAAGAATTTAAAAACAAGCTACTTGAACCTGGGTTGGTGGATCACATTGAAGTGGCAAATAAATCAGTTGCAAAAGTGTTTGTGAGAAGCTCCCCACGCACTCAAGATGTGAGTAGTGATGATTTTGTCAAGGGACCTGAAAACAGTTCTCCTTCCGGAGGAAATTTGAGCCAGTACAAGTACTATTTTAACATTGGGAGTGTTGACTCTTTTGAGGAAAAATTGGAGGAAGCCCAAGAAGCTTTAGGGATTGACCGTCATGATTTTGTTCCTGTAATTTATGTAGCGCAAATCAATTGGTTCCAAGAGCTGATGAAGTATGCGCCAACAATGTTGCTTTTGGGAGCTCTTTGGTTCATGGGGCGAAAAATGCCTGGTATTGGTGGCACAGGTGGAAAAGGTGGGAGAGGAATATTCAATATAGGAAAAGCACAGATAACAAAAGTGGATAAGAATGCCAAAAACAAG GTTTTCTTTAAAGATGTAGCTGGCTGTGATGAGGCTAAGCAAGAAATTATGGAATTTGTGCActttctcaagaaccctaagAAATATGAGGAATTGGGAGCAAAAATTCCAAAAGGTGCCCTTCTTGTTGGCCCTCCCGGAACTGGAAAAACTCTTATTGCAAAGGCAACTGCAGGTGAATCTGGGGTGCCATTTCTATCTATATCTGGTTCGGATTTTATGGAAATGTTTGTTGGTGTTGGGCCATCAAGGGTTCGGAGTTTATTTCAAGAGGCAAGACAATGTGCACCTAGTATAATATTTATTGATGAGATTGATGCGATTGGCCGGGCAAGAGGGCGTGGAGGCTTTTCAGGTGGCAATGATGAGCGAGAAAGTACTCTCAATCAATTGCTTGTAGAAATGGATGGATTTGGAACAACTGCTGGAGTTGTTGTACTTGCTGGGACCAATAGGCCTGATATTCTCGATAAAGCACTCTTGAGGCCTGGTCGGTTTGACCGTCAAATTACTATTGATAAACCAGACATTAAAGGTCGTAACCAGATTTTTCAGATATATCTGAAAAAGCTCAAATTAGATCGCGAACCATCCCATTACTCAGAGAGACTTGCTGCTCTGACTCCTGGATTCGCTGGAGCAGATATAGCAAATGTCTGCAATGAAGCTGCCTTGATTGCTGCAAGGAATGAGAGTGCGAAGATCACAATGAAACATTTTGAGGCAGCTATCGATCGGGTAATTGGCGGTCTTGAAAAGAAGAACAAG GTAATAAGCAAGCTGGAAAGACGGACTGTTGCTTACCATGAAGCTGGCCATGCTGTTGCTGGTTGGTTCTTAGAACATGCAGAACCTTTACTTAAAGTAACTATTGTTCCACGTGGCACTGCAGCACTGGGGTTTGCTCAGTATGTTCCCAATGAAAATCTTCTTATGACCAAAGAGCAGCTTTTTGATATGACATGCATGACCCTTGGTGGTCGAGCTTCTGAAGAG GTTTTGTTGGGGAAGATTTCAACTGGAGCACAGAACGACTTGGAGAAAGTGACCAAAATGACATATGCCCAAGTTGCAGTATATGGCTTCAGTGACAAAGTGGgccttctttcttttcctcaaaGGGATGAATTTGAGATGACGAAGCCTTACAGTAGTAAGACTGGTGCAATAATTGACAGTGAAGTTAGAGAATGGGTTGCCAAAGCATATACCCGCACTATTGAGCTGATAGAGGAGCACAAGGAGCACGTAGGACAGATTGCAGAGCTGTTGCTGGAAAAGGAGGTCCTACACCAAGAAGACTTGATTCGAGTCTTGGGAGAGCGCCCATGGAAGTCGGAGGAGCCCACAAATTATGATATATTCAAGCAAGGgttccaagaagaagaagataaggagGCTAAAGAGACAACCACTGAGGGTAAGGATGTGAAGGATGGTCGGTCACCACCTCTTCAACCAGATGCTGTGCCTGCATAG